Proteins from one Camelina sativa cultivar DH55 chromosome 8, Cs, whole genome shotgun sequence genomic window:
- the LOC104707106 gene encoding protein ECERIFERUM 26-like translates to MGIVRENRVEVKSMLTAVSSKPSRSARVHPFTTLDNAMSRHTLHVIVYYPRSPFGSFDLDSVRISLSELLSMYPPVVGRVAKTPDGILEVKRNDAGLRTLKAKVCVGIDEWLRSADGHDESDLTAWEDMPEDPSTWAPFRLQINEFEGGGVAIGLSCPHRQADATTLTVLLKSWTEAQRRRCIVHPPSFSPLPSILTDDTDAVKPNSAPISKPISTKTATATFRFSSSAFKKYIEEEGIFPKASPFDVFAALFWTRVALVKRKSHDRVCLCVDFRRLLPNPLPYGFFGNALNFSSLEMTNVADQGIGHVARLINDHVTNLTVEKIRSDLNRVGEQGLVYGGDLTIVNMEHMIVEGDPMMYDAVFEDGVRPVHVSYRIGNVGGEGVIMVMPSPEKGFGRVVSVTLPEEEMSKLLVDQEILRFEPKIILSGVK, encoded by the exons atggGTATCGTCCGAGAGAACCGGGTCGAAGTCAAGTCAATGCTAACTGCGGTATCCAGCAAGCCATCTAGATCTGCTCGGGTACACCCGTTTACCACTTTAGACAACGCCATGAGTCGACACACTCTCCACGTCATCGTTTACTACCCTCGTAGTCCATTCGGGTCCTTTGACCTCGACTCCGTCCGGATCTCGTTGTCTGAGCTCCTCTCTATGTACCCGCCCGTTGTTGGTCGGGTCGCTAAAACCCCGGACGGGATCTTGGAGGTGAAGCGTAACGACGCCGGACTTCGAACCTTGAAAGCCAAAGTCTGTGTTGGTATTGATGAATGGCTAAGATCAGCCGATGGACATGATGAAAGTGATTTAACGGCTTGGGAAGATATGCCAGAAGATCCGAGTACTTGGGCACCGTTTCGTCTACAG ATAAACGAATTTGAAGGGGGAGGAGTAGCAATAGGCCTAAGCTGCCCACACAGGCAAGCAGACGCAACAACACTTACTGTTCTGCTAAAATCATGGACAGAAGCCCAACGCCGTCGATGTATCGTCCATCCTCCATCCTTCTCACCACTACCCTCCATCTTAACTGATGATACTGACGCCGTTAAACCCAACAGTGCCCCCATTTCTAAGCCCATTTCAACAAAAACAGCCACCGCAACGTTTCGTTTCTCTAGCTCCGCCTTCAAGAAATATATCGAAGAAGAGGGTATATTCCCCAAAGCCTCACCGTTCGATGTGTTTGCCGCTCTTTTCTGGACACGTGTCGCTCTAGTCAAGCGCAAGAGCCATGATCGAGTGTGTCTGTGTGTGGACTTCAGGAGGCTTTTGCCTAATCCACTTCCTTATGGTTTCTTCGGAAACGCGTTAAACTTTTCGTCTCTAGAGATGACTAACGTTGCTGATCAAGGGATTGGACATGTTGCACGTTTGATAAACGACCACGTGACGAACCTAACCGTGGAGAAAATCCGGTCCGATCTTAACCGGGTTGGGGAACAAGGGCTTGTATACGGTGGAGATTTAACGATTGTGAATATGGAGCATATGATCGTTGAAGGAGACCCGATGATGTACGACGCTGTGTTTGAGGACGGTGTTAGGCCTGTGCATGTGAGTTACCGGATCGGAAACGTTGGTGGAGAAGGGGTGATTATGGTGATGCCGTCCCCGGAGAAAGGGTTTGGGAGGGTGGTATCGGTTACTTTACCGGAGGAGGAGATGTCGAAGTTACTTGTGGATCAAGAAATCCTTCGATTTGAGCCCAAGATTATTCTAAGTGGTGTGAAGTAA
- the LOC104709500 gene encoding protein NRT1/ PTR FAMILY 2.8-like, with amino-acid sequence MDIESSSSPSSRALIKKEKGGWRAIKYIIANESFEKLASMSLIGNLSVYLTTKYNLGGVFLVNVINIWFGSCNVLSLAGAFVSDAYLGRFWTLLLGSIASFIGMGIIALTAALPRLRPEACNDPSNCSNQPTKWQLGVLFSGLGLLAIGAGGIRPCNIAFGADQFDTSTKKGKAQLETFFNWWYFSFTVALVIALTGVVYIQTNISWVIGFVIPTACFALSITTFLIGQHSYICAKPEGSVFADIVKVVVAACKKRKVKPGADITFYVGPSDDVSSTTLVRDKHRLRFVDKASVVTNPNELNEDGKAKYKWRLCTMQQVKNIKCVTAILPVWVTGIACFMLTDQQNIYGILQAMQMDKTFGPHKFQVPAGWMNLVSMITLAIWISLYECVIIPIVKRITGRKKRLTMKQRIEIGIIMGITCMIVAAFQEKKRRASALKNGSFVSPVSILMLLPQFALAGLTEAFSAVALMEFLTVRMPERMRAVAGAIFFLSSSIASYICTLLINVIDAVTRKEGKSWLGDKDLNKNRLENYFFIIAGIQFANLLYFRFFASRFATENKKGHKRFFL; translated from the exons atggacattgaatcttcttcatctccatcatcacGTGCTCTTATTAAGAAGGAGAAAGGAGGATGGAGAGCTATCAAGTACATTATTG CAAATGAGTCGTTTGAGAAGCTGGCGTCAATGAGCTTAATAGGGAATCTATCAGTGTATCTCACAACAAAATACAATCTCGGTGGTGTCTTCTTGGTGAATGTCATCAACATTTGGTTTGGTTCTTGCAACGTTCTTAGTCTCGCTGGTGCTTTTGTCTCTGATGCCTACCTCGGAAGATTTTGGACTCTTCTCCTTGGTTCCATAGCCTCCTTCATC GGAATGGGAATAATTGCTCTAACTGCGGCTCTCCCACGGTTAAGACCCGAGGCTTGCAACGATCCATCGAATTGTTCAAACCAGCCCACGAAATGGCAGCTTGGGGTTCTTTTCTCCGGTCTAGGTTTACTAGCCATTGGAGCAGGAGGAATCAGACCGTGCAACATCGCATTTGGAGCAGATCAATTCGATACAAGCACTAAAAAAGGCAAAGCTCAGCTTGAAACGTTCTTTAACTGGTGGTACTTCTCCTTCACTGTGGCTCTAGTCATTGCACTGACAGGTGTCGTTTATATACAGACTAATATCAGTTGGGTCATTGGTTTTGTGATCCCCACGGCTTGTTTTGCACTCTCCATCACCACCTTCCTCATCGGTCAGCACTCCTACATTTGTGCAAAACCTGAGGGCAGTGTATTCGCAGACATTGTTAAGGTTGTTGTTGCGGCTTGTAAGAAACGTAAGGTGAAACCTGGAGCAGATATAACGTTCTACGTAGGCCCTTCTGATGATGTATCATCCACCACTTTGGTCCGAGACAAACATAG GTTAAGGTTTGTTGACAAAGCATCGGTGGTAACTAATCCGAACGAGTTAAATGAAGATGGTAAGGCGAAGTATAAATGGAGATTATGTACTATGCAGCAAGTGAAAAACATCAAATGTGTGACCGCAATTTTACCTGTTTGGGTCACGGGGATCGCGTGTTTCATGCTGACTGACCAACAAAACATTTACGGAATCCTTCAAGCTATGCAAATGGATAAAACATTCGGACCACATAAATTCCAAGTCCCTGCAGGATGGATGAACCTCGTCTCCATGATCACTCTTGCCATTTGGATTTCACTTTACGAGTGTGTTATCATACCAATAGTGAAACGTATCACGGGGCGGAAAAAGCGGTTaacaatgaaacaaagaatCGAGATAG GTATCATAATGGGAATCACTTGTATGATTGTCGCGGCATTCCAAGAAAAGAAGCGAAGAGCTTCCGCTCTAAAGAATGGCTCATTCGTGTCGCCGGTTTCTATTTTAATGCTCCTTCCTCAGTTTGCTCTCGCGGGTTTAACGGAAGCGTTTTCAGCAGTGGCTCTGATGGAGTTTCTAACTGTTAGAATGCCCGAGCGTATGAGAGCAGTTGCGGGAGCGATCTTCTTCTTGAGTTCATCGATTGCAAGTTACATATGCACGCTTCTTATAAATGTGATTGATGCCGTGACACGCAAGGAAGGGAAATCGTGGTTAGGAGACAAAGACTTGAACAAGAACAGGCTTGAGAACTATTTTTTCATAATAGCCGGCATTCAATTCGCGAATCTGCtctattttaggttttttgcTTCAAGGTTTGCTACGGAGAATAAAAAAGGACACAAAAGGTTTTTTCTTTAA